Below is a genomic region from Candidatus Poribacteria bacterium.
AATTCCTTTGCCGAGAAGTCAAGGACATCTAAACCTGAGTGTTCATATAGGTTCAATACCTCGCGCGGACTTTTTGGGACATACAAATGCATCGGAATCGGCAATTGAACCGGGATAGATGTTATTGCATACCCACCCGGTTTCAGTACCCTGACAGCCTCCTGAAGTCCTTCCAGCGGATCTGGAATATGCTCCAAAACCTCCATAGCAAGAATCAAATCAAAAGTTTCATCCCCATAAGCGAGCTGCCGAACATCACCTGTTGTGAGCTGAACTCTCGCGTCGATTTCCTTGAGTTTCATCAGTTTGTTAGCATAGTGAACGCACTCTGGACTGATATCTATGCCCCATCCGTGCCATTTAGGTTTCTCTTGAAGAATAAATTGCGTCAAGACCCCCGGTCCAAACCCTAAATCGCAAAACTGCATATTGCTTTCA
It encodes:
- a CDS encoding class I SAM-dependent methyltransferase, giving the protein FKTIKEKLYDTTAYPSQEHLYYRNFAPALERLLFISKHLKKLDESNMQFCDLGFGPGVLTQFILQEKPKWHGWGIDISPECVHYANKLMKLKEIDARVQLTTGDVRQLAYGDETFDLILAMEVLEHIPDPLEGLQEAVRVLKPGGYAITSIPVQLPIPMHLYVPKSPREVLNLYEHSGLDVLDFSAKEFKIETGSFVATFAFSVKG